The following are encoded together in the Streptomyces tsukubensis genome:
- a CDS encoding cystathionine gamma-synthase, whose product MTDRHSFETVAIHAGNTADPLTGAVVPPIYQVSTYKQDGVGGLRGGYEYSRSGNPTRTALEENLAALEGGRRGLAFASGLAAEDCLLRALLGPGDHVVIPDDAYGGTFRLFAKVVSRWGVDYSVADTSDPAAVRAAVNERTKIIWVETPSNPLLGITDIAAVADIARTTGVRLVVDNTFASPYLQQPLALGADIVVHSTTKYMGGHSDVVGGALITSDESLADELAFHQNAMGAVAGPFDAWLVLRGIKTLAVRMDRHSENATRVTELLTRHPRVTRVLYPGLPGHPGHETAAKQMKAFGGMVSFEVEGGEEAAVAVCDRTKVFTLGESLGGVESLIEHPGRMTHASVAGSALEVPAGLVRLSVGIEAADDLLADLKQALG is encoded by the coding sequence ATGACCGACAGGCACAGCTTCGAGACCGTCGCGATCCATGCGGGAAACACCGCGGATCCCCTCACCGGCGCAGTCGTACCGCCGATCTACCAGGTGTCGACCTACAAGCAGGACGGGGTCGGCGGGCTGCGTGGTGGCTACGAGTACAGCCGCAGCGGCAACCCGACCCGTACCGCCCTTGAGGAGAACCTCGCGGCGCTCGAAGGCGGCAGGCGCGGTCTGGCCTTCGCCTCCGGGCTCGCGGCCGAGGACTGCCTGTTGCGCGCGCTGCTCGGCCCCGGCGATCACGTCGTCATCCCCGACGACGCCTACGGAGGCACCTTCAGGCTCTTCGCCAAGGTCGTCTCACGGTGGGGTGTCGACTACTCCGTCGCCGACACGTCCGACCCGGCGGCCGTGCGGGCCGCCGTCAACGAGCGTACGAAGATCATTTGGGTCGAGACGCCGTCCAACCCGCTCCTCGGCATCACCGACATCGCGGCCGTCGCCGACATCGCCCGTACCACGGGCGTCCGCCTCGTCGTCGACAACACCTTCGCCAGCCCTTACCTCCAGCAGCCGCTGGCGCTCGGCGCCGACATCGTCGTGCACTCCACCACCAAGTACATGGGCGGCCACTCCGACGTGGTCGGCGGCGCGCTGATCACCTCGGACGAGTCGCTCGCCGACGAACTGGCCTTCCACCAGAACGCCATGGGCGCGGTGGCGGGACCCTTTGACGCGTGGCTGGTGCTGCGCGGCATCAAGACCCTGGCCGTACGCATGGACCGGCACAGCGAGAACGCCACCCGCGTCACGGAACTCCTCACCCGGCACCCGCGCGTGACCCGCGTCCTCTACCCGGGGCTGCCCGGCCACCCCGGGCACGAGACGGCGGCCAAGCAGATGAAGGCCTTCGGCGGCATGGTCTCCTTCGAGGTCGAAGGCGGCGAGGAGGCGGCCGTCGCCGTCTGCGACCGTACGAAGGTGTTCACCCTCGGAGAGTCCCTGGGCGGCGTGGAGTCGCTGATCGAGCACCCGGGCCGGATGACCCACGCCTCCGTGGCGGGCTCGGCCCTGGAGGTGCCCGCCGGGCTCGTACGGCTCTCCGTCGGCATCGAGGCCGCCGACGACCTGCTCGCCGACCTCAAGCAGGCCCTGGGATAG
- a CDS encoding DUF3224 domain-containing protein: MPKQTDGHFAYADWEEEARGAHDTYPRLAHASVSNSFSGGVEAAKTSCEYVIVYVTETTGTFTGMESLTGTLDGRAGTFVVEERGSFDEEGTVRCAFEVVPGSGTGALTGLRGKGTFTAPRGERSIPYTFAYRLP, from the coding sequence ATGCCCAAGCAGACCGACGGCCACTTCGCCTACGCCGACTGGGAGGAGGAAGCGCGCGGAGCGCACGACACCTATCCGCGACTGGCTCACGCGTCCGTCTCCAACTCGTTCTCCGGCGGCGTCGAGGCCGCGAAGACCAGCTGTGAGTACGTCATCGTCTACGTGACGGAGACGACAGGAACGTTCACCGGCATGGAGTCGCTGACGGGTACCTTGGACGGCCGCGCGGGCACGTTCGTCGTCGAGGAACGTGGCTCCTTCGACGAGGAGGGCACCGTGCGGTGCGCCTTCGAGGTCGTGCCGGGCAGCGGCACAGGAGCGCTCACCGGACTCCGGGGCAAGGGCACCTTCACCGCGCCTCGCGGGGAACGGTCGATCCCGTACACCTTCGCCTACAGACTTCCCTGA
- a CDS encoding sigma factor-like helix-turn-helix DNA-binding protein, which translates to MGERRTARHIRKSREFEAFAAGASGRLLHAATLLTAERAPHNPRARELLTAALADTYASWERLRGGDPYDHARQILATRFARTAWRHRRGGHGPLAVLHTQERLVLVLRVYEGVAEEQTAAQLGMATERVRTLHARGAGTLLRPPRTAPRGRPEPAARGPLPS; encoded by the coding sequence GTGGGGGAACGTCGGACGGCGCGGCACATCCGTAAGTCCAGGGAGTTCGAGGCCTTCGCGGCGGGGGCCTCAGGACGGCTGCTGCACGCCGCGACGCTGCTGACCGCGGAACGCGCCCCGCACAATCCCCGGGCCCGGGAACTGTTGACGGCCGCGCTGGCGGACACCTACGCCTCCTGGGAGCGGCTGCGTGGCGGCGATCCGTACGACCACGCACGCCAGATCCTGGCGACACGTTTCGCCAGAACGGCCTGGCGCCACCGCCGCGGCGGCCACGGCCCCCTGGCCGTACTGCACACCCAGGAACGGCTCGTCCTGGTGCTGCGCGTCTACGAGGGCGTGGCCGAGGAACAGACCGCTGCGCAGCTCGGCATGGCCACCGAGCGGGTGCGCACGCTGCACGCGAGGGGCGCGGGGACGCTGCTGCGTCCGCCGCGGACGGCGCCAAGGGGCAGGCCGGAGCCCGCGGCTCGTGGGCCGCTGCCGTCATGA
- a CDS encoding ClpP family protease has product MSQYTIPTVVERTSRGERSYDVYSRLLAERIIFLGTEIDDGVANVVIAQLLHLESAGPENEIALYINSPGGSYTSLMAIYDTMTFVSSPISTFCVGQAASTAAVLLAGGDPGRRRVLAHSRVTLGQPASGGRQGTVSDLALQAKEMVRIRSQVEEVLSLHTHHDVTALRQDMDRDKVFTAREAVAYGLADEVVSRRLAPV; this is encoded by the coding sequence ATGAGCCAGTACACGATCCCGACCGTCGTCGAACGCACCTCGCGGGGTGAGCGTTCCTACGACGTGTACAGCCGGCTGCTCGCCGAGCGGATCATCTTCCTCGGCACGGAGATCGACGACGGCGTCGCCAACGTGGTCATCGCGCAGCTCCTGCACCTGGAGTCGGCGGGCCCCGAGAACGAGATCGCGCTCTACATCAACTCGCCCGGCGGCTCGTACACCTCGCTCATGGCGATCTACGACACGATGACGTTCGTCTCCTCGCCGATCTCGACCTTCTGCGTCGGCCAGGCGGCTTCGACGGCCGCGGTACTGCTGGCCGGAGGCGATCCAGGGCGTCGGCGCGTTCTCGCGCACTCCCGGGTCACGTTGGGGCAGCCGGCGAGCGGTGGCAGGCAGGGCACCGTCTCCGACCTCGCCCTCCAGGCCAAGGAAATGGTGCGGATCCGTTCGCAGGTGGAGGAGGTGCTGTCGCTGCACACCCACCACGACGTGACGGCGCTGCGCCAGGACATGGACCGCGACAAGGTGTTCACCGCGCGGGAGGCGGTCGCCTACGGGCTCGCGGACGAGGTGGTCAGCCGGCGGCTCGCTCCGGTCTGA
- a CDS encoding ATP-dependent Clp protease proteolytic subunit has product MRSPFSTVPGHAPGPRPYAREGDGAPSAPFDDHLAAQLLGRRIVFLGTEVNDVSANRICAELLLLSAEDPRGDISLYINSPGGSVSAGLAIYDTMRLIPNDVSTLAMGFAASMGQFLLTVGTAGKRHALPNARIMMHQPSAGIGGSTADIEIQAQNLEYTKRAVERITADHTGQSEATISRDGDRDRWFTAEQAKEYGMVDHVLTSLADVRPAAPHRRMGL; this is encoded by the coding sequence ATGCGCTCACCCTTCAGCACAGTCCCCGGCCACGCCCCCGGCCCCCGGCCGTACGCCCGTGAGGGCGACGGCGCTCCGTCCGCGCCGTTCGACGATCACCTCGCCGCCCAACTCCTCGGCCGGCGCATCGTGTTCCTCGGGACCGAGGTCAACGACGTTTCCGCCAACCGGATCTGCGCCGAGTTGCTGCTGCTCTCCGCCGAGGACCCGCGGGGCGACATCAGCCTCTACATCAACAGCCCCGGCGGCTCGGTCTCGGCGGGGCTCGCCATCTACGACACCATGCGGCTGATCCCGAACGACGTCTCGACCCTCGCCATGGGGTTCGCCGCCAGCATGGGGCAGTTCCTGCTCACGGTCGGCACGGCCGGCAAGCGCCACGCACTGCCCAACGCGCGGATCATGATGCACCAGCCGTCCGCGGGGATCGGCGGGTCCACCGCCGACATCGAGATCCAGGCGCAGAACCTGGAGTACACCAAGCGGGCCGTCGAGCGCATCACCGCTGACCACACCGGCCAGAGCGAGGCGACGATCTCGCGCGACGGCGACCGTGACCGGTGGTTCACGGCCGAGCAGGCGAAGGAGTACGGCATGGTCGACCACGTCCTGACCTCCCTCGCCGACGTGCGCCCCGCCGCGCCCCACCGACGGATGGGACTCTGA